In one window of Paenarthrobacter nicotinovorans DNA:
- a CDS encoding SDR family oxidoreductase, translated as MSDASFAPQTAIVTGSDSGIGRATAVALAKAGMDVGITWHSDQQGAEETAEEVRRLGRKAVVHQLDTTDARGTAAAVDTLAEELGGVDVFVNNSGTGDGTKFLDLDYETWMTTLDTNLNGAFVAMQTAAKRMVKAGRGGRIIAVTSVHEFQPRVGASAYDASKHGLGGLIKTMALELAEHGITANNVAPGEIATPMTGQEDEDPTQKERPGVPLGRPGDAREIAAVIAFLASPASSYVNGASWAVDGGMLQMGPQAGSHITSNDWRES; from the coding sequence ATGAGCGACGCATCATTCGCCCCACAGACCGCCATCGTCACAGGCTCGGATTCAGGGATCGGGCGGGCCACGGCGGTGGCGCTGGCAAAAGCCGGCATGGACGTGGGAATCACCTGGCACTCGGACCAGCAGGGTGCCGAGGAAACCGCCGAGGAGGTCCGCCGCCTGGGACGCAAGGCGGTGGTCCACCAACTGGACACCACCGATGCCCGCGGAACGGCGGCCGCCGTGGACACCCTTGCCGAGGAACTCGGGGGCGTGGATGTCTTCGTGAACAACTCCGGAACCGGCGACGGCACCAAGTTCCTGGATCTCGACTACGAAACCTGGATGACCACGCTGGACACCAACCTCAATGGGGCCTTCGTGGCCATGCAGACGGCAGCCAAGCGCATGGTGAAGGCGGGCCGAGGGGGACGCATCATCGCCGTCACCAGCGTCCACGAATTCCAGCCCCGCGTTGGGGCCTCGGCCTACGACGCCTCCAAGCACGGTCTGGGTGGGCTCATCAAAACCATGGCGCTGGAACTCGCCGAGCACGGGATTACCGCCAACAACGTGGCGCCCGGCGAAATCGCGACCCCCATGACGGGCCAGGAGGACGAGGATCCCACCCAGAAGGAGCGGCCCGGAGTGCCCCTGGGACGCCCCGGAGACGCACGCGAAATCGCCGCCGTCATCGCTTTCCTTGCCTCCCCGGCGTCAAGCTACGTCAACGGCGCGTCGTGGGCGGTGGACGGCGGAATGCTGCAAATGGGACCCCAGGCCGGCTCGCACATCACCAGCAACGACTGGCGTGAAAGCTAA
- a CDS encoding universal stress protein, giving the protein MSEVIVVGVDNSETAKRAAMAAAKLATALGAELHVISGFSDDRIEEFGSGSDRITVSSADSAEYVARKVSEELDVPAGSVKYYAARGNPANALINYAETNNASLIVVGNKRMKGLGRVLGSIANSVAHGAPCDVYIVNTEVDA; this is encoded by the coding sequence ATGTCAGAAGTTATTGTCGTCGGCGTCGACAACAGTGAAACGGCCAAGCGTGCAGCAATGGCGGCAGCGAAGCTCGCCACCGCCCTCGGTGCCGAACTGCACGTCATCAGCGGCTTCTCGGACGACCGCATTGAAGAATTCGGCAGCGGCAGCGACCGCATCACTGTCTCTTCGGCCGACTCCGCGGAATACGTGGCCCGCAAGGTCTCCGAAGAACTTGACGTTCCGGCCGGCAGCGTCAAGTACTACGCTGCCCGTGGCAACCCGGCCAACGCCCTGATCAACTACGCCGAGACCAACAACGCCTCCCTGATCGTCGTGGGCAACAAGCGCATGAAGGGCTTGGGCCGCGTCCTGGGCAGCATCGCCAACAGCGTGGCACACGGCGCTCCGTGCGACGTGTACATCGTGAACACGGAAGTGGACGCGTAA